The following are encoded together in the Bradymonas sediminis genome:
- the mtnC gene encoding acireductone synthase translates to MSESFPYKGVLLDIEGTTTPVTFVYDVLFPYARRAMQGYLEAHWDAPGFQELKQQILANIAEINAGAAGEGAPEVDAAASGEALRAAVMEHLKWQMSKDQKNSPLKALQGRMWRAGYEDGELNAPVYADVVEALSAWQAQGTPVYIYSSGSVPAQILLFKYSEHGDLGGYLSGYFDTKTGPKKEADSYTKICEEVGVEPAAMLFVTDNIDEAKAADRAGLKVAVAKRPGNAPIEVEHGFDVIETFGPISPA, encoded by the coding sequence TTGAGCGAATCATTTCCTTATAAGGGCGTTCTTCTCGATATCGAGGGGACGACGACGCCGGTGACGTTTGTCTACGACGTTCTTTTTCCCTACGCGCGCCGCGCGATGCAGGGGTATCTGGAGGCGCATTGGGATGCGCCGGGTTTTCAGGAGTTGAAGCAGCAGATCCTGGCGAATATCGCCGAGATAAACGCCGGGGCGGCCGGCGAGGGCGCGCCCGAGGTGGATGCGGCGGCGTCGGGAGAGGCGCTGCGCGCCGCGGTCATGGAGCATTTGAAATGGCAGATGAGCAAGGACCAGAAAAACTCGCCGCTCAAGGCCCTGCAGGGGCGGATGTGGCGCGCCGGCTACGAGGATGGGGAGTTGAATGCGCCGGTGTACGCCGACGTCGTCGAGGCGCTGTCCGCCTGGCAGGCGCAGGGGACGCCGGTGTATATCTATTCGTCTGGCAGCGTTCCAGCCCAGATCCTGCTCTTTAAATATAGCGAGCACGGCGACCTTGGCGGGTATTTGTCGGGCTATTTCGACACCAAGACCGGCCCCAAAAAAGAAGCCGACAGCTATACGAAGATATGCGAAGAGGTCGGCGTTGAGCCGGCGGCGATGCTCTTTGTCACCGACAATATCGACGAGGCGAAGGCCGCCGATCGCGCGGGCCTGAAGGTCGCGGTGGCCAAGCGCCCCGGCAACGCTCCGATTGAGGTCGAGCATGGCTTCGATGTGATCGAGACCTTCGGGCCGATTTCGCCGGCATAA
- a CDS encoding class II glutamine amidotransferase — MTQLLGYICSNSSLTAHAVNTVRREAWPEQATPWAATGFGWIQESRTLLRKHPHHGAPVDMLGLMADVSARSLVGHMSQNTNGGVDSLDLQPFRFRKWVYAQTGKIPQFESYRSDMLAETPDYLRRGVRGNTAAELLFLRFYHHMCENGALARGGVHGELIASALAETLSEAQRYRASQDEESLGLNIVAATERFLIAARTGPAMHMRLFKGMKHPAEEPLFAGHRPKTVEHPKFRAAFLASGLQPTQGDWRELAPQTITWVDPTWQTQVLPF; from the coding sequence ATGACACAATTACTTGGATATATTTGTAGCAATAGCAGCCTCACCGCGCACGCGGTCAACACGGTGCGCCGCGAAGCCTGGCCCGAACAAGCGACCCCCTGGGCGGCCACCGGTTTTGGCTGGATCCAGGAGAGCCGCACCCTGCTGCGCAAGCACCCGCACCACGGCGCCCCGGTCGATATGCTCGGGCTGATGGCCGACGTGTCCGCCCGCTCACTGGTCGGGCATATGAGCCAGAACACCAACGGCGGCGTCGACTCCCTGGACCTGCAACCCTTCCGCTTTCGAAAATGGGTGTACGCCCAGACCGGAAAGATCCCCCAATTTGAAAGCTATCGCAGCGATATGCTGGCTGAAACGCCCGATTACCTGCGCCGCGGCGTGCGCGGCAATACGGCGGCGGAGCTGCTCTTTTTGAGGTTCTACCATCATATGTGCGAAAACGGGGCGCTGGCCCGGGGCGGCGTTCACGGCGAATTAATCGCGAGCGCCCTGGCCGAGACGCTGAGCGAAGCCCAGCGCTACCGTGCATCGCAGGACGAAGAGTCACTCGGCCTCAATATCGTCGCCGCGACCGAGCGATTTCTGATCGCGGCGCGCACCGGCCCCGCCATGCATATGCGACTCTTTAAGGGGATGAAGCACCCGGCCGAAGAGCCTCTATTTGCCGGGCACCGCCCCAAAACCGTCGAGCATCCGAAGTTTCGGGCGGCGTTTTTGGCCAGCGGCCTTCAGCCGACCCAGGGCGACTGGCGAGAACTCGCGCCGCAGACGATCACCTGGGTCGACCCGACCTGGCAGACCCAGGTGCTGCCATTCTAA
- a CDS encoding PEGA domain-containing protein yields MNRICTLVFLAVALLVVSPGTTWAQSEAKATTMAGLKFDSHGMKANLDTRLRDGIKEVFGEIPLTLVDFKDVSRAIDPVTQDCFTADCLQKIGPKVGAPLGLSVEIDGENEIYAWTFTTWDLKAGRKIHSTQDTCELCGDRELAQAFSASLKEMLENGPPAGGEEPFELEPGQVLMQVNVLPEQADIYFDGELVGQGYVVLAVDTGEHELQIRMDGYRDIQERILMNEDTTGPVLFRYHLTSTNPAVVEVPPTVGPIDRLGADTRFTLGLVGVGVGVVALGTGIYLTAIDGEVACDAGVPAATCPDVYATAGGGMVMGVLGTALLTGGVTLLSWELLAGSSELEENLDPDAPETDAAPAGPSVSVSPAVGSNGGGLVFRGSF; encoded by the coding sequence ATGAATCGAATTTGTACGCTCGTATTTCTCGCCGTCGCGCTGCTCGTCGTTTCGCCGGGCACGACCTGGGCCCAGTCGGAGGCGAAGGCCACGACGATGGCCGGCCTGAAGTTCGACTCGCACGGGATGAAGGCGAATTTGGACACCCGGCTGCGCGATGGGATCAAGGAGGTCTTTGGCGAGATTCCGTTGACGCTCGTTGATTTTAAGGATGTGAGCCGGGCGATTGATCCGGTGACGCAGGATTGTTTCACGGCGGATTGTCTTCAGAAGATCGGGCCCAAAGTCGGGGCACCGCTGGGGCTGAGCGTCGAGATCGACGGTGAGAATGAGATCTATGCGTGGACCTTCACCACCTGGGATCTCAAGGCTGGGCGAAAGATCCACTCGACCCAGGATACCTGTGAGTTATGCGGGGATCGCGAGTTGGCCCAGGCGTTCTCGGCGAGCCTGAAGGAGATGCTCGAGAACGGACCGCCCGCCGGCGGCGAGGAGCCCTTCGAGTTGGAGCCGGGCCAGGTGCTCATGCAGGTCAATGTGCTCCCGGAGCAAGCCGACATTTATTTTGACGGCGAGCTGGTCGGTCAGGGATATGTGGTGCTCGCGGTGGACACCGGAGAGCACGAGCTGCAGATTCGCATGGATGGGTACCGCGATATTCAGGAGCGCATCCTGATGAACGAGGATACGACCGGTCCGGTGCTCTTTCGCTATCATTTGACGAGCACGAACCCGGCCGTGGTGGAGGTTCCGCCGACGGTGGGGCCGATCGACCGACTCGGCGCCGACACGCGTTTCACGCTGGGGCTGGTGGGCGTTGGCGTGGGCGTGGTTGCGTTGGGGACGGGGATTTATCTGACCGCGATCGACGGCGAAGTTGCCTGTGACGCGGGCGTTCCGGCGGCGACGTGCCCGGATGTCTACGCGACCGCCGGCGGTGGGATGGTCATGGGCGTGTTGGGTACCGCGCTGTTGACCGGTGGTGTGACGCTGCTGAGCTGGGAGTTGCTCGCCGGGTCTTCGGAGCTCGAGGAGAATTTGGACCCCGACGCGCCCGAGACCGACGCGGCCCCGGCGGGGCCGTCGGTCTCGGTGTCGCCCGCGGTGGGCAGCAACGGCGGCGGGTTGGTGTTTCGCGGGTCCTTCTAA